The Argopecten irradians isolate NY chromosome 4, Ai_NY, whole genome shotgun sequence genome has a window encoding:
- the LOC138321627 gene encoding uncharacterized protein: protein MTSNTELRGIVYNGTNCYSSGMENSRKVVRTFTKQILQCVENLLEQDHKSSGTICIAEFGAADGGVSLELMVTLIDHINKFLDDLRDIIIVYEDQLFNDFNVLFKTVHATNSNMTNKLGDNVHVLASATSMYRKCVPFASVDLAFSSMANHWLSEKPCENRDGIFQTDCNNEDLKAFRHQWKTDWKQFLSCRAKELRQGGYLAVVSFVTDDNGRCNNHVGENSYQVFTSIWEEFQQCGKITQEEFLHTSSVTYHPTKAELVQPFQDDIKGCLTLVSCTQRDIEIFPDLPNNAGIEEKEMFIEKSIKCIKPWLYNILQSGLSKDRTEEDKAKIMQDYFRKLRNILAQKSEFCPVLYRTACVVAKRT, encoded by the exons ATGACGTCCAACACCGAGTTACGGGGGATTGTGTACAATGGGACTAATTGTTATTCTTCTGGAATGGAAAACAGTAGAAAAGTTGTACGAACTTTCACCAAACAAATTCTGCAATGTGTCG AAAATCTCTTGGAACAAGACCACAAGAGCTCAGGGACGATATGCATAGCGGAATTTGGGGCTGCCGATGGAGGCGTGTCACTTGAGCTAATGGTCACTTTGATTG ATCACATTAACAAATTCTTGGACGATCTAAGGGATATCATAATAGTTTACGAGGACCAGCTGTTCAATGActtcaatgttttatttaaaacagtTCATG CCACCAACTCGAACATGACAAATAAATTGGGCGATAATGTACATGTCCTAGCTAGTGCGACATCTATGTACAGAAAATGTGTTCCTTTTGCTTCGGTGGATCTAGCATTCTCTTCAATGGCTAACCACTGGCTGAGTGAAAA aCCTTGTGAAAACCGAGACGGTATTTTTCAAACAGACTGTAACAATGAAGATCTGAAAGCATTTCGTCATCAATGGAAGACCGACTGGAAGCAATTCTTGTCGTGTCGTGCAAAAGAACTTCGTCAAG GCGGCTACTTGGCTGTGGTTTCCTTTGTCACTGATGACAATGGTCGATGTAACAATCACGTGGGGGAAAACTCTTACCAAGTCTTCACCAGTATCTGGGAGGAATTCCAGCAGTGTGGCAAAATCACGCAG GAAGAATTTCTCCACACTTCTTCGGTGACATATCACCCTACTAAAGCCGAACTCGTGCAACCATTCCAGGACGACATTAAAGGATGCCTAACGCTTGTTTCCTGTACACAAAGAGATATTGAAATTTTTCCTGATCTACCCAACAATGCCG GTATAGAGGAAAAGGAAATGTTTATTGAGAAATCCATAAAGTGTATCAAACCTTGGCTGTACAACATCCTCCAGTCAGGACTATCTAAAGACCGAACTGAAGAGGACAAAGCGAAAATAATGCAGGATTATTTCCGGAAACTCCGTAATATCCTCGCTCAAAAGTCAGAGTTTTGTCCAGTACTATACAGGACTGCTTGTGTTGTAGCTAAACGCACATGA